Sequence from the Atribacterota bacterium genome:
TACTGTTTCAGGGGAATTTAAACTGAACACTGCTGGTAAAGAGATTATTGAATATAAAATGTCTGTTAAAGATTTATTCCTGCACTCCCTCACCAACCCTAATATTGCCTATATTCTTCTGTTTTTAGGAATCTATGGAATTTTAGGGGAATTCAGTAATCCTGGGGCTTTGTTCCCTGGTATTTTCGGTGGGATATGTCTAATCCTGGCCTTTGTAGCTTTTCAGATGATTCCCATTAATTTAGCCGGTATAATTCTTATTATAACAGGCATAATTCTGTTCCTCTTTGAAATATATACTCCCACTTTCGGGTTACTTACTATAGGAGGCATAGCATCATTGACACTGGGTTCCTTCATGTTAACAAAAGATATGGCTCCATTTTTACAGATTTCATCAAGTGTCATTATTACCATGATACTTATGACCGGACTGTTTTTTATATTTGCTGTCACTAAAGGTATAAAAATACAATGGAAAAAGCCTATTTCCGGAAAAGAGAGCATGGTTGGTATGACAGGAACAGCAAGAACTAATTTAAACCCTGATGGACAGGTATTTGTTAACGGAGAAATCTGGCAGGCTACTGCACTTGAGGGTATTGAAATAAAAAGAGGAGAACAGATTTTTGTAACATCTGTAGAAGGCTTGCATCTGACAGTTAATAAAACTATAAACAAGGAGGATTAAAATGGATATAATTGCCTCTTCGAGCCTTTATCTGGGCATATTGATTGTACTAATTATTATTTTATCCCAGGCAATTAAAATAGTAAATGAATATGAAAGAGGAGTAGTTTTTCGTTTAGGAAGAGTAGTAGGTGCAAAAGGACCGGGTATTATTATCCTAATTCCGATTGTTGACCGCATGGTAAAAGTAAGCTTGAGAACTATCAATATGGATGTACCTGCTCAGGAAGTTATCACCAGTGATACAGTTCCGATTAAGGTTAATGCCGTTATTTATTTTCGAGTGGTTGATCCGGTTAAAGCAATCATTTCAGTTGAAAATTACATTACTGCTACTTCTCAGATAGCACAAACAACACTCAGAAGCGTTTTGGGAGAAAGGGACCTGGATACCTTTCTATCCCAAAGAGAAAAAATTAATCAAACATTACAACAAATCGTAGATGAACAGACTGATCCCTGGGGAATAAAAGTTAGTACGGTAGAAACCAAGGATGTAGAATTACCGGAAAACATGCGACGGGCAATGGCTAAACAGGCTGAAGCTGAAAGAGAAAGAAGGGCAAAGGTCATTCATGCTGAAGGTGAATTCCAGGCATCGGAAAAACTGGTTCAAGCAGCAGAAAAAATGAGCTCCCAACCGCTGGCTCTGCAATTACGTTACTTACAAACACTGGGAATTATTGCAGCAGATAAGAATACCACAACTGTATTTCCATTCCCAATGGAGTTTATCAAACCATTTTTAGATATTTATAACAAACAGCAAAAATCTACGCCAAAAAATAAGGAAAAATCAAAATAGTTGGGTTTTTTATTAATATACTGAATTTATATAAACCAAATAATAAAACTGCTTTCTATAATTCTATGCAGTAAATATTACAATATAAAATTGGAGATGAAATATATTGGTCTTCTCAATCAGCTTAATCTAAAACCTTGTATACTTCATCTCCACCTCTTACTCTTTCTTCAACTTTAATACCGACTGAATCACCGGCAATAGCTCTGTCAATCTGTTCATTTTCAATTTGCATTGATTCAATTTCCTGTGTGAAATCTGTCGTATGACCCCTGAATTGCAGGGTATCTCCAATTCTGATTTCCCCTGATTCAATTTCAATTGCAGCTACACCAATCTTTGCAAAGTAATCAATTACATGACCAACTAATTCTTTTTCCATTTGTATCCTCCTTTATATTTATATATCATTTTTAATTGATATAATTTTATTTACTCATCATAAGAATAGATCATATTCTTATCATATGGTATTAATAGGCTCTGCCAAAATACACCGGAAAAGAAGAATCCCTTCCACAGTAAATACACTTTCCTTTTTTATCAGATTCTTCTGCAAGACAACGAATAGTGGCTTTTGTATCTTTTTTAATACTATCTTCACATTCAGGATTACCACACCAGTACGTTTTAATAAAACCTTTTTGTTCTTCAATAATATCTTTAAAATCATTATAATTGTCAGTAAACCTAATATTTTCCTGTAGCCGGGTTTTAGCAGTTAGATATAAATTATTTTGAATATCTTCCATCCATTTGCTTAAAGTTGTAATAAGTTCACTTTCCTTAACTACTGTTTTGTTGCCTTTGTCCCTTCTGACTGCCATAACCTGGTTTTGGGCTATATCACGAGGCCCTATTTCCAAACGAACCGGGACGCCTTTCATCTCCCACTCATTAAATTTCCAACCAGGAGTGTATTCATCACGATCATCAAGCTCAACCCTGAATTTATCTGATAATATTCTTTCTAATTCCCTGGCTTTATTTAACACTTCTTCTTTTGTCTTATCAAAAAGAATGGGAACTATAACAACCTGTATCGGGGCAACTTTTGGGGGTAACTTTAGACCACGTTCGTCTCCGTGAACCATAATTATTCCACCGACCAGCCTGGTTGATGTACCCCAGGAAGTTGTCCAGGCATACTGTTCTTCCTGATTTTCATCCAGAAAACGAATATCAAAAGCCCTGGCAAAATTCTGACCCAGGTTATGTGAAGTGCCCGCTTGTAAAATTTTTCCATCTCCCATTAGTGCTTCCAGGGTATATGTATGTACGGCACCGGCAAATTTTTCATTGTTACTCTTTTTACCAACAAGTACCGGGATTGCCAAATCTTTTTCGATATATTCTTTATAAACTTCTAAAAGAATTTTTAAAGTTTCTTCTTCTGCTTCCTGTTCATTTTTGTGCGCAGTATGACCTTCCTGCCATAAAAATTCTGTTGTTCTTAAAAATGGCCGGGTAACCTTTTCCCAGCGAACAATATTTGCCCATTGGTTTATTAAAATGGGTAGATCACGCCAGGAATGAACCCACTTGGAATATAAGCTGCCAATTATTGCTTCAGAAGTTGGTCTGACTGCCAGTCTTTCCTCCAGCTTCTGTTCCCCTCCATGGGTAACCCATGCTACTTCAGGTGCGAATCCCTCTACATGCTCTGCCTCTCTCACCAAAAGACTCTCGGGGATAAATAGTGGAAAATAGGCATTTTTATGTCCTGTTGCCTTAATTTTATCATCCAGACATTGTTTCATATTTTCCCATAAAGAATAGCCATAAGGCTTAATTACCATACAGCCTTTTACCATGGTATAATCAGCTAAATCAGCTTTTTTAACTACATCAGTATACCATCTGGAAAATGCTTCATCTTTTGATGCTATTTCTTTTACAAACTCTCCGTCATTCATTATTCTACTCCTTGGTTTCTTTAACTATCTATAAAGACATTATGTTGAAAAAATTTTATCATATTTACCTTTAATTGTCTAAGATATAAGAACAGTTCCACTATATTTATATTAAATACCGGAATAAAAATTATTTATAATCTATTCTTTTTCTATTCTTCTTCCCTTCTTCGATTTTAATTAAAATATCAAAAATATTATTAGAGTATTAAAACTATATCCTATCATTTTAGTTTATCTATAATGTAGATTTATATATAAAATCTAAGGGTAAAATAGACAGCAGGGAAATAAATAAAATTAACAATGTATAATAATATACTTTTAATTATTGTATCTTATATAGCTAAAACTATAACTCTTTCCTAATGAATAACAATATACCATCCCTTGTTACTTGACTTTATAATTTGTATACGATATATTAGTATTGTAAGTTATTTTTTGAATAAAAATGAGGTAAAAAAAGTGGTCGGAAAATTATCAATGAGTCAGGAAGTATATTCTGCCCTTAGGCAAATTGTCAGGGCTATGGATGTTCATTCTA
This genomic interval carries:
- a CDS encoding slipin family protein, giving the protein MDIIASSSLYLGILIVLIIILSQAIKIVNEYERGVVFRLGRVVGAKGPGIIILIPIVDRMVKVSLRTINMDVPAQEVITSDTVPIKVNAVIYFRVVDPVKAIISVENYITATSQIAQTTLRSVLGERDLDTFLSQREKINQTLQQIVDEQTDPWGIKVSTVETKDVELPENMRRAMAKQAEAERERRAKVIHAEGEFQASEKLVQAAEKMSSQPLALQLRYLQTLGIIAADKNTTTVFPFPMEFIKPFLDIYNKQQKSTPKNKEKSK
- a CDS encoding nodulation protein NfeD, whose protein sequence is MLFLNNIKNNLPILLLLLLIILLDINFSFAQSSAPIYVSSIEGAINPITAQYMIDGIREAETSQAECIIFQIDTPGGLDDSMRRIIKEMLNSQVPVIIYIAPQGARAASAGAFITLSANIAAMAPGTNIGAAHPVAMGEGQIDEEMQSKIVNDAAAYIKTIARNRNRNEDIAEKFVRESISITEEEAIENNIIEFIANNIDDLIFMLDGVKVNTVSGEFKLNTAGKEIIEYKMSVKDLFLHSLTNPNIAYILLFLGIYGILGEFSNPGALFPGIFGGICLILAFVAFQMIPINLAGIILIITGIILFLFEIYTPTFGLLTIGGIASLTLGSFMLTKDMAPFLQISSSVIITMILMTGLFFIFAVTKGIKIQWKKPISGKESMVGMTGTARTNLNPDGQVFVNGEIWQATALEGIEIKRGEQIFVTSVEGLHLTVNKTINKED
- the proS gene encoding proline--tRNA ligase, which codes for MNDGEFVKEIASKDEAFSRWYTDVVKKADLADYTMVKGCMVIKPYGYSLWENMKQCLDDKIKATGHKNAYFPLFIPESLLVREAEHVEGFAPEVAWVTHGGEQKLEERLAVRPTSEAIIGSLYSKWVHSWRDLPILINQWANIVRWEKVTRPFLRTTEFLWQEGHTAHKNEQEAEEETLKILLEVYKEYIEKDLAIPVLVGKKSNNEKFAGAVHTYTLEALMGDGKILQAGTSHNLGQNFARAFDIRFLDENQEEQYAWTTSWGTSTRLVGGIIMVHGDERGLKLPPKVAPIQVVIVPILFDKTKEEVLNKARELERILSDKFRVELDDRDEYTPGWKFNEWEMKGVPVRLEIGPRDIAQNQVMAVRRDKGNKTVVKESELITTLSKWMEDIQNNLYLTAKTRLQENIRFTDNYNDFKDIIEEQKGFIKTYWCGNPECEDSIKKDTKATIRCLAEESDKKGKCIYCGRDSSFPVYFGRAY
- a CDS encoding EF-Tu/IF-2/RF-3 family GTPase; this translates as MEKELVGHVIDYFAKIGVAAIEIESGEIRIGDTLQFRGHTTDFTQEIESMQIENEQIDRAIAGDSVGIKVEERVRGGDEVYKVLD